A single genomic interval of Nonomuraea rubra harbors:
- a CDS encoding sensor histidine kinase, with the protein MSIHPLPPPKAPTGLGRLPVARWFVLIGVLAGVTFAAGVAIVMTLSTRAEALHPPPELAAQLDRLNAALIVVFALLLALGVGLAAMVRYAVLKPIDQLTAQVRTVAGGDFDHDLHVDRPAELAELSSHIDSMRARIVSAWRVATDQTEELRRSNGELEQFAYVASHDLQEPLRKVASFTQMLEQRYGPQLDERARQYIHYAVDGAKRMQLLINDLLDFSRVGRVTGEKGEVDSGALLERALENLSATLEDAEATVTHDELPRINGNELQLTQLFQNLIENAVKFRSEEPPRVHIGVRRDGDRWEFSCSDNGIGVEHKYADRIFLIFQRLHPRDVYPGTGIGLALCRKIVEYHGGQLWLDGDSDGHGATFRWTIPASGGEG; encoded by the coding sequence ATGAGCATTCACCCGCTGCCGCCGCCCAAGGCGCCGACAGGGCTGGGCAGGCTGCCGGTGGCCCGCTGGTTCGTGCTGATCGGGGTGCTGGCCGGCGTCACGTTCGCCGCCGGGGTCGCGATCGTCATGACGCTGAGCACCCGGGCGGAGGCGCTGCACCCGCCGCCCGAGCTGGCCGCCCAGCTCGACCGGCTGAACGCGGCCCTCATCGTGGTGTTCGCCCTGCTGCTGGCGCTGGGCGTCGGGCTGGCGGCCATGGTGCGGTACGCGGTGCTCAAGCCCATCGACCAGCTCACCGCCCAGGTCCGTACGGTCGCCGGCGGCGACTTCGACCACGACCTGCACGTCGACCGGCCGGCGGAGCTGGCCGAGCTGTCCAGCCACATCGACTCCATGCGGGCCCGCATCGTCTCGGCCTGGCGGGTGGCCACCGACCAGACCGAGGAGCTGCGCAGGTCGAACGGGGAGCTGGAGCAGTTCGCGTACGTGGCCAGCCACGACCTCCAGGAGCCGCTGCGCAAGGTGGCGAGCTTCACCCAGATGCTGGAGCAGCGCTACGGCCCGCAGCTCGACGAGCGGGCCAGGCAGTACATCCACTACGCGGTCGACGGCGCCAAGCGCATGCAACTGCTGATCAACGACCTGCTCGACTTCTCCAGGGTCGGCCGCGTCACCGGGGAGAAGGGCGAGGTCGACTCCGGCGCGCTGCTGGAACGGGCGCTGGAGAACCTCTCGGCCACGCTGGAGGACGCCGAGGCCACCGTCACCCACGACGAGCTGCCCCGGATCAACGGCAACGAGCTGCAGCTCACCCAGCTCTTCCAGAACCTGATCGAGAACGCCGTCAAGTTCCGCTCCGAGGAGCCGCCGCGCGTGCACATCGGGGTCAGGCGGGACGGCGACCGGTGGGAGTTCAGCTGCTCCGACAACGGGATCGGGGTCGAGCACAAGTACGCCGACCGCATCTTCCTCATCTTCCAGCGCCTCCACCCGCGCGACGTGTATCCGGGGACTGGCATCGGCCTGGCCCTGTGCCGGAAGATCGTCGAGTATCACGGCGGACAGCTGTGGCTGGACGGTGACTCCGACGGTCACGGCGCCACGTTCCGCTGGACGATCCCCGCGTCGGGAGGCGAAGGATGA
- a CDS encoding LysR family transcriptional regulator produces MQFQQLAYFLAVAETRHFTQAAERMRVAQPSLSKQIKALEDDLGARLFSRARGNVALTAAGEALLPLARRILADADTARQEVAQLAGLRRGRVRLGATPSLCAGLLADALARFHRAYPGIELLVEEGGSRDLVRALARGQLDLSLIIMPLQSDDPALVTEEILRENLVVVSPSHEQIKGPYLHIEDLRGRPMVMFRRGYDLREATLAACRQAGFEPRFAVQGGEMDAVLRFVEAGLGVAVVPSMVLDGRPGLLGTPLAPPGLSRTIALAHRKDVEPTRAAQAFRETLLAFVVEAGHEGTLPQGVALIAE; encoded by the coding sequence ATGCAGTTCCAGCAGCTCGCGTACTTCCTGGCGGTGGCGGAGACCCGGCATTTCACCCAGGCGGCGGAGCGCATGCGCGTCGCCCAGCCGTCCCTCAGCAAGCAGATCAAGGCGCTGGAGGACGATCTCGGCGCGCGGCTGTTCTCGCGGGCGCGCGGCAACGTCGCGCTGACCGCCGCGGGCGAGGCGCTGCTGCCGCTGGCCCGCCGCATCCTGGCGGACGCCGACACCGCCAGGCAGGAGGTGGCCCAGCTCGCCGGGCTGCGCCGCGGCCGGGTACGGCTGGGCGCCACGCCCTCGCTCTGCGCGGGGCTGCTGGCCGACGCGCTGGCCCGCTTCCACCGCGCGTACCCGGGCATCGAGCTGCTGGTGGAGGAGGGCGGCTCGCGCGACCTGGTCAGGGCGCTGGCCAGGGGGCAGCTCGACCTGTCGCTGATCATCATGCCGCTGCAGAGCGACGACCCCGCGCTGGTCACCGAGGAGATCCTGCGCGAGAACCTCGTGGTCGTCTCGCCGTCCCACGAGCAGATCAAGGGCCCCTACCTGCACATCGAGGATCTGCGCGGCAGGCCCATGGTGATGTTCAGGCGCGGCTACGACCTGCGGGAGGCGACGCTGGCGGCCTGCCGGCAGGCGGGGTTCGAGCCCAGGTTCGCGGTGCAGGGCGGGGAGATGGACGCGGTGCTGCGGTTCGTGGAGGCGGGGCTGGGGGTGGCCGTGGTGCCGTCCATGGTGCTCGACGGGCGGCCCGGGCTGCTGGGCACGCCGCTGGCGCCGCCGGGGCTGAGCCGTACGATCGCGCTGGCCCACCGCAAGGACGTCGAGCCGACCAGGGCCGCGCAGGCGTTCAGGGAGACCCTGCTGGCCTTCGTGGTCGAGGCCGGTCATGAGGGCACGCTTCCACAAGGGGTGGCGCTCATCGCAGAATGA
- a CDS encoding (deoxy)nucleoside triphosphate pyrophosphohydrolase: MSIVVVAAVIVGPGGRVLAAQRAEPAALAGGWEFPGGKVDPGESEGAALVRECREELGVEVAVGERVGGDWPLAEGYVMRVWLCSLLSGRPEAKEHLALRWLGPGEYYDVEWLAADLPIMKTVENLLLRD, translated from the coding sequence ATGAGCATTGTGGTGGTTGCCGCGGTGATCGTCGGCCCTGGCGGGCGGGTGCTGGCCGCCCAGCGTGCCGAACCGGCCGCGCTGGCCGGTGGCTGGGAGTTCCCCGGGGGGAAGGTGGATCCGGGGGAGAGCGAGGGCGCGGCGCTGGTGCGGGAGTGCCGGGAGGAGCTCGGCGTGGAGGTCGCCGTGGGCGAACGCGTCGGCGGGGACTGGCCGCTGGCCGAGGGGTACGTCATGCGGGTCTGGCTCTGCTCCCTGCTGTCGGGCCGCCCCGAGGCGAAGGAGCATCTGGCGCTGAGGTGGCTCGGGCCGGGGGAGTACTACGACGTCGAGTGGCTGGCGGCGGATCTGCCGATCATGAAGACCGTGGAGAATCTGCTCCTGCGTGATTAG
- a CDS encoding type IV secretion system protein, producing the protein MKVRLSRRLALVLALIGAVLAVPLVLGATTTPAAAAPCDLSGPLSPEMVGSGVDGLIQPPATTAGPQAPTTNYTQFGMSGQFWHTHELTCSDYVAVLGNMWANGIFTAAKAVDRLTITTYQAAATEGPLQAIKDVVDDIVTNLSNAMYWPYLRPIVILGAIWLAWYGLIRKRATTTAEGVIWMVLAVTVAVWFFSRPGDFTGLGKVVTDKTGEVVNSAFSGLPGAGGASCLPPPGNANPQVTPGGYAQTGTAGVDQNADALWSTLVCKPWLVGLFGTSDPQQPVVRDWGRKVLEMQSVPPPQAGQPAPDVGARQSEYASLADKLRNDPRYATFSGRDWSNRLGVAVGAFIAAIVAGLLIFLVAVSLLVLKVGFLLLLILGPIFLLIGVHPGSGRIVAMRWVEMLIGTLLRQAVLTVVLSVLVYGYALIISTAMPWGMQVLFMALLTIAVFFYRRPFQHLFASMSGHTVATRMLGEAASSSVLERSAGALPPVASARIGRWGLRKAEPLIRAAGAANPAGAAATAAAGQLRARGEEGEGAASGTRIPATAAPLDTDQQGGKAAGRATLEPRRGTAPPLNLNGTPARTRGGAAGGPRAGAASPTTGGPGGSGSGGGSGGSGGGSGSAGGWFGGASGGGWARRGGSGGSSGGTRSTGARTSRFGGSTSSGGSGSGGSRSGGSRFGGSGGSRAGGARSRGGSGGGGLFGGGSGGSGGGLFGGGGSRGSGGSRGSGGSNGSNGSRGGLFGGSGNGGARSGGGASSGPRIFGSDEPSSRASEAPPLWLRSSRGGGSGGDSPDVPFWLKPNNPDKD; encoded by the coding sequence ATGAAGGTCCGGCTATCCCGACGACTGGCGCTGGTTCTCGCGCTCATCGGTGCTGTCCTGGCGGTGCCGCTCGTGCTGGGCGCCACCACCACCCCGGCCGCCGCGGCCCCCTGCGACCTGTCGGGCCCGCTCTCGCCCGAGATGGTCGGCAGCGGCGTCGACGGCCTGATCCAGCCGCCGGCCACCACGGCCGGCCCGCAGGCGCCGACCACCAACTACACGCAGTTCGGCATGAGCGGCCAGTTCTGGCACACGCACGAGCTGACCTGCTCCGACTACGTGGCCGTGCTCGGCAACATGTGGGCGAACGGCATCTTCACCGCGGCCAAGGCGGTCGACCGGCTGACGATCACCACGTACCAGGCGGCGGCGACCGAGGGACCGCTCCAGGCCATCAAGGACGTGGTCGACGACATCGTCACGAACCTGTCCAACGCCATGTACTGGCCCTACCTCCGCCCGATCGTCATCCTCGGCGCCATCTGGCTGGCCTGGTACGGGCTGATCCGCAAGCGGGCCACCACGACCGCCGAGGGTGTCATCTGGATGGTGCTGGCGGTCACGGTGGCGGTCTGGTTCTTCAGCCGCCCCGGCGACTTCACCGGCCTGGGCAAGGTCGTCACGGACAAGACGGGCGAGGTGGTCAACTCCGCCTTCTCCGGCCTGCCCGGCGCGGGCGGCGCGTCCTGCCTGCCCCCGCCCGGCAACGCCAACCCGCAGGTCACGCCCGGCGGGTACGCCCAGACCGGCACGGCGGGCGTGGACCAGAACGCCGACGCGCTGTGGTCCACCCTGGTCTGCAAGCCGTGGCTGGTGGGCCTGTTCGGCACCTCCGACCCGCAGCAGCCCGTCGTGCGCGACTGGGGCCGCAAGGTGCTGGAGATGCAGTCGGTCCCGCCGCCACAGGCCGGCCAGCCTGCCCCCGACGTGGGGGCCAGGCAGTCGGAGTACGCCTCGCTGGCCGACAAGCTCAGGAACGACCCCCGCTACGCCACCTTCTCCGGCCGTGACTGGTCGAACCGGCTCGGAGTGGCCGTCGGAGCGTTCATCGCGGCCATCGTCGCGGGGCTGCTCATCTTCCTCGTGGCGGTCTCGCTGCTGGTGCTCAAGGTCGGCTTCCTGCTGCTGCTCATCCTCGGGCCGATCTTCCTGCTGATCGGCGTGCATCCGGGCAGCGGGCGGATCGTCGCCATGCGCTGGGTGGAGATGCTCATCGGCACGCTGCTGCGGCAGGCCGTGCTGACGGTCGTGCTCAGCGTGCTCGTGTACGGGTACGCGCTGATCATCTCGACGGCCATGCCGTGGGGCATGCAGGTGCTGTTCATGGCGTTGCTGACGATCGCGGTGTTCTTCTACCGGCGGCCGTTCCAGCACCTGTTCGCCTCGATGAGCGGCCACACGGTCGCCACCCGCATGCTGGGCGAGGCCGCGAGCTCGTCCGTGCTCGAACGGTCGGCGGGCGCGCTGCCGCCGGTCGCCTCGGCCCGCATCGGCCGCTGGGGGCTGCGCAAGGCCGAGCCGCTCATCAGGGCGGCGGGCGCGGCCAACCCGGCGGGCGCGGCGGCGACGGCGGCGGCCGGGCAGCTGCGCGCGCGCGGCGAGGAGGGGGAGGGCGCCGCTTCCGGCACCCGGATCCCGGCCACGGCGGCCCCGCTCGACACCGACCAGCAGGGCGGCAAGGCGGCCGGCCGGGCCACGCTCGAACCGCGCAGGGGCACCGCGCCCCCGCTCAACCTGAACGGCACGCCGGCCCGCACCCGCGGCGGAGCGGCGGGCGGCCCCAGGGCGGGCGCGGCCTCCCCGACGACGGGCGGCCCGGGCGGTTCCGGCTCGGGCGGCGGTTCGGGCGGTTCGGGCGGCGGTTCCGGTTCCGCCGGCGGCTGGTTCGGTGGGGCGTCCGGCGGCGGCTGGGCCCGGCGCGGCGGCTCCGGCGGCTCGTCCGGCGGCACGCGGAGCACCGGCGCGCGCACCTCGCGCTTCGGCGGGTCCACGAGCTCCGGCGGCTCGGGTTCTGGCGGCTCCCGCTCCGGTGGCTCGCGCTTCGGCGGCTCGGGCGGCTCGCGGGCGGGAGGGGCCCGCTCGCGTGGCGGCTCGGGCGGCGGCGGCCTGTTCGGCGGCGGCTCGGGTGGCTCGGGTGGCGGCCTGTTCGGCGGTGGCGGCTCGCGCGGATCCGGCGGCTCGCGCGGGTCCGGCGGCTCGAACGGGTCGAACGGCTCGCGCGGCGGCCTGTTCGGCGGGTCGGGCAACGGAGGGGCCAGGTCAGGTGGCGGTGCCTCGTCCGGCCCCCGGATCTTCGGCTCCGACGAGCCGTCGTCCCGCGCCTCCGAGGCACCCCCGCTCTGGCTGCGCAGCAGCCGCGGCGGCGGCTCCGGCGGTGACAGCCCCGACGTGCCCTTCTGGCTCAAGCCGAACAACCCGGACAAGGACTGA
- a CDS encoding PP2C family protein-serine/threonine phosphatase, with protein MTANLSETLTLLLVEDDDGDALLVEELLKHAMAPPTIFRARSLREARAKLTPQIQCVLVDLSLPDASRLEALEEVLAVASPHTAVLVLTGLRDVHVGVSAVQSGAQDYLVKGDVDARLLARSIRYAMERKRADLAQLKLVQAELVAQENTRLEGALLPDPLLRTAAIEHLTRYLPGSGGTLAGDFFDTVQTPDGAVHVVVGDVCGHGPDEAALGVALRIAWRTLVLAGQTGDTLLRTLDMLLRAERKAPEIFTTLCMATIAPDLSSASMRVVGHPPPVLVRDGAVEVVQGTPSGPPLGIFPDAAWSVLDVPLGGEWSMMLYTDGLIEAAVGEPSHLLGVDGLVELVREHGAIDLDRLITHVGTLSDDLAVVMLRRRTE; from the coding sequence TTGACGGCAAATCTCTCGGAAACGCTCACGCTGCTCCTCGTCGAGGACGACGACGGAGACGCCCTCCTCGTCGAGGAGCTGCTCAAACACGCCATGGCGCCGCCCACGATCTTCCGGGCGCGCAGCCTGCGGGAGGCCAGGGCGAAGCTGACCCCCCAGATCCAGTGCGTGCTCGTGGACCTCTCCCTGCCCGACGCCAGCCGGCTGGAGGCGCTGGAGGAGGTGCTGGCGGTGGCATCGCCGCACACGGCCGTGCTGGTGCTCACCGGGCTGCGGGACGTGCACGTCGGCGTCTCCGCCGTCCAGTCGGGCGCGCAGGACTACCTGGTCAAGGGAGACGTGGACGCGCGCCTGCTGGCCCGCTCCATCAGGTACGCGATGGAGCGCAAGCGCGCCGACCTGGCCCAGCTCAAGCTGGTTCAGGCGGAGCTGGTGGCCCAGGAGAACACCCGGCTGGAGGGGGCCCTGCTGCCCGATCCGCTGCTGCGTACCGCGGCGATCGAGCACCTGACCCGCTACCTGCCGGGCAGCGGCGGCACGCTGGCCGGCGACTTCTTCGACACGGTGCAGACGCCCGACGGCGCGGTGCACGTCGTGGTCGGCGACGTGTGCGGGCACGGCCCCGACGAGGCCGCGCTGGGGGTGGCGCTGCGCATCGCCTGGCGCACGCTGGTGCTGGCCGGGCAGACGGGCGACACGCTGCTGCGTACGCTCGACATGCTGCTGCGGGCCGAGCGCAAGGCGCCGGAGATCTTCACCACCCTGTGCATGGCCACGATCGCCCCCGATCTGAGCTCGGCGAGCATGCGCGTGGTCGGCCACCCGCCGCCCGTGCTGGTGCGCGACGGCGCCGTCGAGGTGGTGCAGGGCACGCCGTCGGGCCCGCCGCTGGGGATCTTCCCGGACGCGGCGTGGTCGGTGCTGGACGTGCCGCTCGGCGGGGAGTGGTCGATGATGCTCTACACCGACGGCCTGATCGAGGCCGCCGTGGGCGAGCCCAGCCACCTGCTGGGCGTCGACGGCCTGGTCGAGCTCGTACGCGAGCACGGTGCCATCGACCTCGACCGGCTCATCACCCACGTGGGCACGCTCAGTGACGACCTGGCGGTGGTCATGCTGCGGAGGAGAACAGAATGA
- a CDS encoding NlpC/P60 family protein: MKLSRARLALIIGAAGLLLLVAVLVSPLLLMSMPSFLADGGITVDCEDTAQVEEVSDSAASDIPAEYLELYKEHGKKIGVQWNILAAVGKRETDHGRSTLPGVSSGTNSAGAAGPMQFLISTWGGKARIPASSEFNGYASDGDGDGVADVYNPADAILGAAKMLKRNGAPENVRQALFVYNRAWWYVDQVEEIARQYAKSGVVKVPPQASEDCDDPLVEAAPSDLVAKILQYALAQRGKPYLWGGTGPDSFDCSGVIYAAYKAAGLTIPRTTFTQWPFGVKVLEGEEQPGDLVFFNAGPGTSADSPGHVGLVVSKGKMLEARCRLCGPIKVTSYQARDNRVGFTRPLQNPDVIEQIKKLQNPSL, translated from the coding sequence GTGAAGCTCTCCCGGGCGCGGCTCGCCCTGATCATCGGCGCGGCGGGGCTGCTGCTCCTGGTCGCGGTCCTGGTGTCGCCGCTGCTGCTGATGTCGATGCCGTCGTTCCTGGCAGACGGCGGCATCACCGTCGACTGCGAGGACACCGCCCAGGTGGAGGAGGTCTCCGACTCGGCCGCGTCCGACATCCCCGCCGAGTACCTGGAGCTGTACAAGGAGCACGGCAAGAAGATCGGCGTCCAGTGGAACATCCTGGCCGCCGTCGGCAAGCGCGAGACCGACCACGGCCGCTCCACCCTGCCGGGCGTCAGCAGCGGCACCAACTCCGCGGGCGCCGCGGGGCCGATGCAGTTCCTGATCTCCACGTGGGGCGGCAAGGCCAGGATCCCGGCGTCGTCCGAGTTCAACGGGTACGCCTCCGACGGCGACGGCGACGGCGTGGCCGACGTCTACAACCCGGCGGACGCCATCCTCGGCGCGGCCAAGATGCTCAAGCGCAACGGCGCGCCGGAGAACGTCCGGCAGGCGCTGTTCGTCTACAACCGGGCCTGGTGGTATGTCGACCAGGTCGAGGAGATCGCCAGGCAGTACGCCAAGTCCGGCGTGGTGAAGGTGCCGCCGCAGGCGTCGGAGGACTGCGACGACCCGCTGGTCGAGGCCGCGCCGAGCGATCTCGTGGCCAAGATCCTGCAGTACGCGCTGGCGCAGCGTGGCAAGCCGTACCTGTGGGGTGGCACGGGGCCCGACTCCTTCGACTGCTCGGGCGTCATCTACGCGGCCTACAAGGCGGCGGGGCTGACGATCCCGCGTACGACGTTCACGCAGTGGCCGTTCGGCGTGAAGGTGTTAGAGGGGGAGGAGCAGCCGGGGGATCTGGTGTTCTTCAACGCGGGGCCGGGAACCTCCGCCGACAGCCCCGGCCACGTCGGGCTGGTCGTGTCGAAGGGCAAGATGCTGGAGGCCCGGTGCCGGCTGTGCGGGCCGATCAAGGTGACGAGCTACCAGGCGCGGGACAACCGCGTGGGCTTCACCCGTCCGCTGCAGAACCCCGATGTCATCGAGCAGATCAAGAAGCTGCAGAATCCTTCCCTATGA
- a CDS encoding succinate dehydrogenase/fumarate reductase iron-sulfur subunit, protein MSYKAKFKVWRGEGGEGRLEDFTVEVNEGEVVLDIIHRLQATQAPDLAVRWNCKAGKCGSCSMEINGKPRLGCMTRMSTFEEDETITVTPMRTFPVIKDLVTDVSYNYQKAREVPSFTPPDGVQPGEYRMKQIDVERSQEFRKCIECFMCNNVCHVIRDHEENKSNFSGPRFLMRIAELDMHPYDVADRQEAAQEEHGLGYCNITKCCTEVCPEHIKITDNALIPMKERVVDRKYDPLVWLGNKILRRK, encoded by the coding sequence ATGAGCTACAAGGCAAAGTTCAAGGTCTGGCGCGGTGAGGGCGGCGAGGGCAGGCTCGAGGACTTCACGGTGGAGGTGAACGAGGGCGAGGTCGTCCTCGACATCATCCACCGCCTCCAGGCCACGCAGGCCCCCGACCTCGCCGTACGGTGGAACTGCAAGGCCGGCAAGTGCGGCTCGTGCAGCATGGAGATCAACGGCAAGCCGCGGCTGGGCTGCATGACCCGGATGTCCACCTTCGAGGAGGACGAGACCATCACGGTCACGCCGATGCGGACGTTCCCCGTCATCAAGGACCTCGTCACCGACGTCTCCTACAACTACCAGAAGGCCCGCGAGGTCCCCTCCTTCACGCCGCCGGACGGGGTGCAGCCGGGCGAGTACCGGATGAAGCAGATCGACGTCGAGCGCTCGCAGGAGTTCCGCAAGTGCATCGAGTGCTTCATGTGCAACAACGTCTGCCACGTGATCCGCGACCACGAGGAGAACAAGAGCAACTTCTCCGGTCCCCGCTTCCTCATGCGGATCGCCGAGCTGGACATGCACCCGTACGACGTGGCGGACCGGCAGGAGGCGGCCCAGGAGGAGCACGGGCTCGGCTACTGCAACATCACCAAGTGCTGCACCGAGGTCTGCCCCGAGCACATCAAGATCACTGACAACGCGCTGATCCCGATGAAGGAGCGCGTGGTGGATCGTAAGTACGACCCGCTGGTGTGGCTGGGCAACAAGATCCTCAGGCGCAAGTAG
- a CDS encoding response regulator, whose translation MNGWRPIEVLLVEDDQGDILLTKEAFDLNKVRNRLHVVNDGEQAMAFLRQDEGFAGAPRPDLILLDLNLPRMSGMEVLREVKADVALRTIPVVILTTSEAEEDILHSYRLHANAYVSKPVDFEQFIRVVRQIDDFFVTVVKLPVQG comes from the coding sequence ATGAACGGCTGGCGCCCGATCGAGGTGCTCCTGGTCGAGGACGACCAGGGGGACATCCTGCTCACCAAGGAGGCCTTCGATCTCAACAAGGTGCGCAACAGGCTGCACGTGGTCAACGACGGCGAGCAGGCGATGGCGTTCCTGCGCCAGGACGAGGGCTTCGCCGGGGCGCCGCGGCCCGACCTGATCCTGCTGGACCTCAACCTGCCGAGGATGAGCGGGATGGAGGTGCTGCGGGAGGTGAAGGCCGACGTCGCGCTCCGGACGATCCCCGTGGTCATCCTGACGACGTCCGAGGCGGAGGAGGACATCCTGCACAGCTACCGGCTGCACGCCAACGCCTATGTCTCGAAGCCAGTGGATTTTGAGCAATTTATCCGGGTTGTCCGGCAAATTGATGATTTTTTCGTCACTGTGGTGAAGTTGCCGGTGCAGGGGTAG
- a CDS encoding fumarate reductase/succinate dehydrogenase flavoprotein subunit, with translation MENTYNTERHEYDVVVIGAGGAGLRAAIEARQQGKRTAIVCKSLFGKAHTVMAEGGAAAAMGNVNPDDNWMVHFRDTMRGGKFLNNWRMAELHAKEAPDRVWELEAWGALFDRTKDGKISQRNFGGHEYPRLAHVGDRTGLELIRTLQQRVVALQQEDYETHGDYEAYIKVFAECTVTRLLKDGDAISGAFGYWRETGNFVLFDAPAVVLATGGIGKSYVVTSNSWEYTGDGHALALLAGANLINMEFIQFHPTGMVWPPSVRGILVTESVRGDGGVLRNSEGKRFMFDYIPEVFKDKYATTEEEGDRWYTDQANNRRPPELLPRDEVARAINAEVKAGRGSPQGGVFLDVSTRLPAEEIKKRLPSMHHQFKELADVDITAEPMQVGPTCHYIMGGVEVDADTGAAAVPGLFAAGEVSGGMHGSNRLGGNSLSDLLVFGRRAGAGAATYVDSLKARPKVLPEQVETAREEALAPLGRSGENPYEVHHELQRTMNDLVGIIRKAEEITEALGVVEKLKERVRMVGAAGSRIYNPGWHLAIDLRNMVLVSECVARAALMREESRGGHTRDDFPGMNPGWRRKLLVCSTQDGNAVKVEEQEQPSMRDDLITLFDRDELKKYLTDEEMAEFDGIAKS, from the coding sequence GTGGAAAACACCTACAACACTGAGCGCCACGAGTACGACGTCGTCGTCATCGGCGCGGGCGGCGCCGGGCTGCGAGCCGCCATCGAGGCCCGCCAGCAGGGCAAGCGGACGGCGATCGTCTGCAAGTCGCTGTTCGGCAAGGCGCACACGGTCATGGCCGAGGGCGGCGCCGCCGCCGCGATGGGCAACGTCAACCCCGACGACAACTGGATGGTGCACTTCCGTGACACCATGCGGGGCGGCAAGTTCCTCAACAACTGGCGGATGGCCGAGCTGCACGCCAAGGAGGCCCCCGACCGGGTGTGGGAGCTGGAGGCGTGGGGCGCGCTGTTCGACCGCACCAAGGACGGCAAGATCAGCCAGCGGAACTTCGGCGGGCACGAGTACCCGCGGCTCGCACACGTGGGCGACCGTACCGGCCTGGAGCTCATCCGCACCCTGCAGCAGCGCGTCGTCGCGCTCCAGCAGGAGGACTACGAGACGCACGGCGACTACGAGGCCTACATCAAGGTCTTCGCCGAGTGCACGGTCACCCGGCTGCTCAAGGACGGCGACGCGATCTCCGGTGCCTTCGGCTACTGGCGCGAGACCGGCAACTTCGTGCTCTTCGACGCCCCCGCCGTGGTGCTGGCCACCGGCGGCATCGGCAAGTCGTACGTGGTGACCTCCAACTCCTGGGAGTACACCGGCGACGGCCACGCCCTGGCCCTGCTCGCCGGCGCGAACCTGATCAACATGGAGTTCATCCAGTTCCACCCCACCGGGATGGTCTGGCCGCCGTCCGTGCGCGGCATCCTCGTCACCGAGTCCGTCCGCGGTGACGGCGGCGTGCTGCGCAACTCCGAGGGCAAGCGCTTCATGTTCGACTACATCCCCGAGGTGTTCAAGGACAAGTACGCCACCACCGAGGAGGAGGGCGACCGCTGGTACACCGACCAGGCCAACAACCGGCGCCCGCCGGAGCTGCTCCCCCGTGACGAGGTGGCCCGCGCGATCAACGCCGAGGTGAAGGCCGGGCGCGGCTCGCCCCAGGGCGGCGTGTTCCTCGACGTCTCCACCCGGCTGCCCGCCGAGGAGATCAAGAAGCGGCTGCCGTCGATGCACCACCAGTTCAAGGAGCTGGCCGACGTCGACATCACCGCCGAGCCCATGCAGGTGGGCCCGACCTGCCACTACATCATGGGCGGCGTCGAGGTGGACGCCGACACCGGCGCGGCGGCCGTGCCGGGCCTGTTCGCGGCCGGCGAGGTCTCGGGCGGCATGCACGGCTCCAACCGGCTGGGCGGCAACTCGCTGTCCGACCTGCTGGTGTTCGGCCGCCGGGCGGGCGCGGGCGCGGCCACGTACGTGGACTCGCTCAAGGCCCGGCCCAAGGTGCTGCCCGAGCAGGTGGAGACCGCCAGGGAGGAGGCGCTGGCCCCCCTGGGCCGCAGCGGCGAGAACCCGTACGAGGTGCACCACGAGCTCCAGCGCACCATGAACGACCTGGTCGGCATCATCCGCAAGGCCGAGGAGATCACCGAGGCCCTCGGCGTCGTGGAGAAGCTCAAGGAGCGCGTGCGCATGGTCGGCGCGGCCGGCTCGCGCATCTACAACCCCGGCTGGCACCTGGCGATCGACCTGCGCAACATGGTGCTGGTGTCGGAGTGCGTGGCCCGCGCCGCGCTCATGCGCGAGGAGAGCCGCGGCGGGCACACCCGCGACGACTTCCCCGGCATGAACCCCGGCTGGCGCCGCAAGCTGCTCGTCTGCTCCACGCAGGACGGCAACGCCGTGAAGGTCGAGGAGCAGGAGCAGCCGTCGATGCGCGACGACCTGATCACCCTGTTCGACCGGGACGAGCTGAAGAAGTACCTCACCGACGAAGAGATGGCCGAGTTCGACGGGATAGCGAAGTCATGA